The Salvia splendens isolate huo1 chromosome 21, SspV2, whole genome shotgun sequence genome includes a window with the following:
- the LOC121783364 gene encoding probable folate-biopterin transporter 4 encodes MISWLKKLGIAFGASFLWLVCFIYFTQGFRSFVWTAVSYLLKDKLKLSPSASQFVTTIAFFPWSIKPVYGILSDCIPIGGRKRIPYLIIATLLSLFPWLVLGIHTSARTSRLQLMILLTVQNLGSAMADVVIDAMIAEAVRFERASFAGDLQSVSWMAMAFGGICGSLFGGYTLDNLQIDKIFLLFSVLPAVQLLSCSLVEESSVEDKLLSENSNSNGASHSINGNDSDEDNAKNHRNISTKKSGKNTHRQRRGQKSTKQEPVAVSESSDHGFIMGKWFSSLKSATFSLLGAFRQPIILRPMAWFFLAHVTVPNLSTIMFYYQTEVLKLEASFLGTTRVIGWLGLMLGTFIYNRYLKKMKLRRILLCAHISLSILSLLDAILVSRSNLSLGISDKVMVIFGSALSDGINQFKFMPFLILSGQLCPPGIEGTLFALFMSINNLGSTVSSFVGAGLASVLNISSGSFDNLFVGIMIQVVCTFIPVAFLFLIPKEATGISA; translated from the exons atgataagttGGTTGAAGAAATTAGGGATCGCATTCGGGGCCTCCTTTTTATGGCTGGTTTGCTTCATTTACTTCACCCAG GGCTTCAGATCGTTTGTTTGGACTGCGGTGTCATACCTACTAAAAGACAAGCTAAAGCTATCGCCTTCCGCATCGCAGTTCGTGACCACGATAGCATTCTTTCCTTGGAGTATCAAACCTGTATATGG AATTTTGTCAGATTGCATACCCATTGGCGGAAGAAAAAGGATTCCTTACTTAATAATTGCCACATTGCTATCTCTTTTCCCATGGCTTGTTTTGGGCATCCATACATCCGCAAGGACCTCCAGATTGCAGCTCATGATTCTTTTGACAGTACAGAATTTGGGCTCTGCAATGGCCGATGTTGTAATTGATGCCATGATAGCTGAGGCTGTAAGATTTGAAAG GGCTAGTTTTGCTGGTGATCTTCAGTCCGTATCCTGGATGGCAATGGCTTTTGGAGGGATATGTGGCAGTTTATTTGGGGGCTACACCCTTGACAACTTACAGatagataaaatatttttacttttttcagTTTTACCAGCCGTACAGCTCCTTTCATGTAGTTTAGTTGAGGAAAGTTCAGTAGAAGATAAATTACTTTCTGAGAATTCCAACTCAAATGGAGCCTCACACTCAATTAATGGCAATGATTCCGATGAAGATAATGCAAAAAACCATAGAAATATATCTACAAAGAAGTCTGgaaaaaatactcataggcaaAGAAGGGGGCAGAAGAGCACAAAACAAGAGCCTGTAGCTGTATCTGAGTCGTCTGACCACGGATTCATTATGGGAAAATGGTTCAGTTCTTTGAAAAGTGCCACATTTTCATTGCTTGGGGCTTTCAGACAGCCAATCATTTTGAG ACCCATGGCATGGTTTTTCCTGGCACATGTGACTGTTCCAAACCTGTCGACAATAATGTTCTATTACCAGACTGAAGTTCTCAAATTGGAAGCATCATTCTTGGGCACCACTCGTGTCATAGGATGGTTGGGACTCATGCTCGGGACCTTCATTTATAATCGCTActtgaagaaaatgaaattgcGTAGGATTCTCCT GTGTGCTCATATTAGTTTGTCCATATTGAGCCTTCTGGACGCAATTCTGGTGTCAAGATCAAATCTTTCACTAGGCATATCAGACAAGGTTATGGTGATCTTTGGATCAGCTTTATCAGATGGCATCAACCAATTTAA GTTTATGCCATTCCTCATCTTATCCGGGCAACTCTGCCCACCTGGTATTGAAGGAACATTGTTTGCACTCTTTATGTCCATCAACAACTTGGGTTCGACTGTGAGCTCGTTTGTGGGTGCTGGGCTGGCCTCAGTTTTGAATATCTCTTCAGGAAGCTTTGACAACTTATTCGTGGGCATTATGATCCAAGTCGTATGCACTTTCATCCCGGTGGCTTTTCTATTCTTGATACCGAAAGAAGCTACAGGCATATCAGCTTAG